TAACTAGGCTGACGGATGATCACCAACGGAATTAGGGTGCGGGGATGGCTGGAAACCTGACGCGGGACGAGGCGCTGGAGCGCTCCCGCCTGCTCACCGTCGACTCCTACGCGGTCGAGCTGGACCTCACGACCGGTCCGGAGCGCTTCACCTCCACGACGGTGGCGCGCTTCCGCGGCTGCGGAGCCGGTGACGAGGTGTTCTGCGATCTCGCGGACGCGATCGTGCGCGAGGTGACGCTCAACGGCTCCCCCGTCGACCCGGCGCTCTACGACGCGGCGAAGGGGCGCATCCCGCTGACCGGGCTCGCCGAGGACAACGAGCTGCGCGTGGTCGCCGACTGCGCGTACTCGCGCTCCGGGCAGGGCCTGCACCGCTTCACCGACCCGGTGGACGGCGAGGTCTACCTCTACAGCCAGTTCGCGACCGCCGACGCGCACCGCGTGTTCGCCTGCTTCGACCAGCCGGACCTCAAGGCCGCGTTCGCGTTCACCGTCACCGCGCCCGCCCACTGGCAGGTCGTGTGCAACACCGCCGAGACCGCGTGCGAGGAGGCCGGCGAGGCCAGGCGGTGGAGCTTCCCCGCCTCGGAGCGGATCTCCACCTACCTGGCCGCGATCTGCGCGGGGCCGTACCACGTCGTGGCCGACGAGTACGCGGGTCGGATCCCGTTGCGCCTGCTGTGCCGGGCGTCGCTGGCCGAGCACCTGGACGCCGAGGCGATCTTCGACGTGACGCGGCGCGGGTTCGGCTTCTACGAGGGCGCGTTCGAGATGCGCTACCCCTTCGGCAAGTACGACCAGGTGTTCGTGCCGGAGTTCAACTTCGGGGCGATGGAGAACCCGGGCTGCGTGACCTTCCGGGAGCAGTACGTCTTCCGTTCCAAGGTCACCGACGCCGACTACGAGCGGCGCGCCACGACGATCCTGCACGAGATGGCGCACATGTGGTTCGGCGACCTCGTCACCATGCGCTGGTGGGACGACCTGTGGCTGAACGAGTCCTTCGCGACCTACGCGGCGTCGCTGGCGCTGGTCTCGGCGACGCGGTGGAGCGGGGGCTGGGCCAGCTTCGCCGACCGCTGCAAGGGGCTGGCGTACCAGGCCGACCAGTTCCCGTCGACGCACCCGATCGTCGCCGACATCGTGGACATCACCTCGATGGAGGTGAACTTCGACGCGATCACCTACCACAAGGGTGCGTCGGTGCTGAAGCAGCTGGTCTCCTCGATCGGGCTGGAGGACTTCCTGGCGGGCCTGCGCCTGTACTTCCAGCGGCACGCGTGGGGCAACACCACGCTGGCGGACCTGTTGCGGGCCGTGGAGGAGAAGTCCGGGCGCGACCTGTCGCGGTGGGCGGACCTGTGGCTGCGCACCGCGGGCCCGAACACGCTGCGGCCGGAGTTCACCGTGGACAGCGCGGGCAGGTTCAGCTCGTTCGAGGTGGTGCAGACCGCGCCGGAGGACTACCCGACGCTGCGGCCGCACCGCGTGGCAATCGGCTTGTACGACAAGGGAAACCGGCTGCAGCGGGTGGAGCTGGAGATCACCGGCGAGCGCACCGAGGTCGCCGAGCTGGTCGGTGTGGCGCGGCCGGAGCTCGTGCTGCTCAACGACGACGACCTGACCTACGCCAAGGTCCGGCTCGATCCGGAGTCGGTGGCCGCGATGCTGTCCGGGATCGGCGGTTTCACCGATCCGCTGCCGCAGGCCGTGTGCTGGACGATCGCGTGGGACATGACTCGCGACGCGGAACTGCCCGCGCGGGAGTACGTGTCGCTGGTGCTCGCCGGCGCGCCTTCGGTGGGCGTGAGCATCGTGCGGACCCTGCTGTACCAGGCGCGCATCGCCGCGCAGCAGTACACCTCGCCCTCGGTGCGTGAGGAGGTCGTGGGCGCGTTGGCCGACGGAGTGCTGCGCCTGGCGCGCGCGGCCGAAGCCGGTGCCGAGGAACAGCTGGCGTACATGCAGTCCTTCGCGGCCGTGGCGTGCACCGGGCCGCAGCTGGACGTCGTGGCCGGGCTGCTGGACGGTTCGACGACGCTGCCCGGGCTGAGCGTGGACACCGACCTGCGGTGGTCGTTGCTGCTGAGGCTCGTGGTGCACGGTCGAGCCGGTGCCGCGGAGATCGATGCGGAACTGCGCCGTGACGCGACCGCCAGTGGTGAGCGCAGTGCCGCCGCGTGCCGTGCGGCCCTCGGTACCGCGGAGGCGAAGGCGCAGGCGTGGGAGCGCATCGTCTGCGGGGAGCTGTCCAACGAGATCCTGCGGTCGACGCTCGTTGGCTTCCAGGACGTCGCCGACGCACAGCTGCTGGCGCCGTACACGGAGAAGTACTTCGCCGCGTTGCAGGCGGTGAGCGAGGTGTGGCCGACCGAGCTGACACGCGTGCTGGCCAGGGAGGGCTACCCGTCGTCGGCGGTCTCGGAGGAGACCTTGGCTCGCACGGACGCCTATCTCGCCGAGGCGCAGCCGCCGTGGTGGTTGCGGCGGCTCGTCCTGGAGAGCGGCGACGAACTCAAGCGCACACTGCGCGCGCAGAACGCTTAGGAGAGGTCGTGTACGGGTTCGTGGGCGCCGGTGAACTCACGACGGCCATCGTGGAAGGGCTCAGCGCAGGGGTCGCTGAGCCTCCCCCGGTGTTCCTCTCGCCCCGCAGTCGCAGTGTCGGACAGGAGCTGGCGAGCCGGTTCCCGAACGTGCGGGTGTGCCGCAGCAACCAGGACGTGCTCGACAGCGCGAGCTCGATCGTGCTCGCCGTGCGCCCGCCGAGCGCTCAGGACGTCTTGCAGGACCTGCTGTTCCGGCCGGAGCATGTCCTGCTCAGCGCGTTGTCCGGAGTACGGCTGGAGCAGTTGCGCGACTGGGCCGCACCGGCTGCTCAGATCGTGCGTGTCATCCCGCTGCCGCAGGCGGCGCGACGGCAGAGCTTGACGGTGGTGTACCCGGACCACGCGGTCGCCCGTGAGCTGTTCGAGCGCGTGGGCGGAGTTCTGGTGCCGCGCGAGGAGTCGATCTTCGAGCTGTTCAGCGCGGCGACGGCCACCTTCGCCGCGCACCTCGACTACCTCGCCACGATCGCGTGCTGGCTGACCGACCACGGTGTGGACTCCGAGGCCGCGACCGCGTACACGACGCACATCTTCGGCCAGTTGGGGCTGTCCTTGGCGCAGCAGACCGGTTCGCTGGCCGAGCTGACCGGCAAGCACATGACACCGGGTGGGCTCAACGAGCAGTTCATGAGCCAGTTGCGGAACGAGGGTGTGCCGGACGTCGTGCGCGGCGGCCTAGATCAGGTGCTCGCGCGGCTGAGAGGTGCGGAGTGAGGGACGAGTTCGTGCTCGCGGCGCAGTCGGCGGCGGAGTTGATCGGCGATCCGGCGGTGGGGGCGGCGTGGGACAGGCCGAGCGCGTTGCCGGAGTTCAGCGTCGGCGGTCTCGCCGGGCACCTCGCCTTCCAGGTGCTGGCCATCCCCACGATCCTGGCCGCGCCGATCCCGGACGAGCCCGTGGTGCCGCTGCTGGAGCACTACGCGCGCGTGCAGTGGATCGGCGCCGACCTGGACGACGAGATCAACGTCCGCATCCGTGACGGCGGTGAGCAGGAAGCCGCTGACGGGCACGAGGCGCTGTCCGCGCGACTGGACGCGGTGGTCGCCGATCTGCCGACGAGCCTGGCCGCCGCGTCGAACCGGCCGGTGCGGATCCCGTTGTGGGGGCCGTGGTCGCTGCTGCTCGACGACATGCTGGTCACGCGCATGATGGAGCTGGCGGTGCACTCCGACGATCTCGCCGTCAGCGTGGGGATC
The window above is part of the Allokutzneria albata genome. Proteins encoded here:
- the pepN gene encoding aminopeptidase N, with protein sequence MAGNLTRDEALERSRLLTVDSYAVELDLTTGPERFTSTTVARFRGCGAGDEVFCDLADAIVREVTLNGSPVDPALYDAAKGRIPLTGLAEDNELRVVADCAYSRSGQGLHRFTDPVDGEVYLYSQFATADAHRVFACFDQPDLKAAFAFTVTAPAHWQVVCNTAETACEEAGEARRWSFPASERISTYLAAICAGPYHVVADEYAGRIPLRLLCRASLAEHLDAEAIFDVTRRGFGFYEGAFEMRYPFGKYDQVFVPEFNFGAMENPGCVTFREQYVFRSKVTDADYERRATTILHEMAHMWFGDLVTMRWWDDLWLNESFATYAASLALVSATRWSGGWASFADRCKGLAYQADQFPSTHPIVADIVDITSMEVNFDAITYHKGASVLKQLVSSIGLEDFLAGLRLYFQRHAWGNTTLADLLRAVEEKSGRDLSRWADLWLRTAGPNTLRPEFTVDSAGRFSSFEVVQTAPEDYPTLRPHRVAIGLYDKGNRLQRVELEITGERTEVAELVGVARPELVLLNDDDLTYAKVRLDPESVAAMLSGIGGFTDPLPQAVCWTIAWDMTRDAELPAREYVSLVLAGAPSVGVSIVRTLLYQARIAAQQYTSPSVREEVVGALADGVLRLARAAEAGAEEQLAYMQSFAAVACTGPQLDVVAGLLDGSTTLPGLSVDTDLRWSLLLRLVVHGRAGAAEIDAELRRDATASGERSAAACRAALGTAEAKAQAWERIVCGELSNEILRSTLVGFQDVADAQLLAPYTEKYFAALQAVSEVWPTELTRVLAREGYPSSAVSEETLARTDAYLAEAQPPWWLRRLVLESGDELKRTLRAQNA
- a CDS encoding NAD(P)-binding domain-containing protein → MYGFVGAGELTTAIVEGLSAGVAEPPPVFLSPRSRSVGQELASRFPNVRVCRSNQDVLDSASSIVLAVRPPSAQDVLQDLLFRPEHVLLSALSGVRLEQLRDWAAPAAQIVRVIPLPQAARRQSLTVVYPDHAVARELFERVGGVLVPREESIFELFSAATATFAAHLDYLATIACWLTDHGVDSEAATAYTTHIFGQLGLSLAQQTGSLAELTGKHMTPGGLNEQFMSQLRNEGVPDVVRGGLDQVLARLRGAE
- a CDS encoding maleylpyruvate isomerase N-terminal domain-containing protein, whose translation is MRDEFVLAAQSAAELIGDPAVGAAWDRPSALPEFSVGGLAGHLAFQVLAIPTILAAPIPDEPVVPLLEHYARVQWIGADLDDEINVRIRDGGEQEAADGHEALSARLDAVVADLPTSLAAASNRPVRIPLWGPWSLLLDDMLVTRMMELAVHSDDLAVSVGIATPQLPREVIEPVTDLLTRLAVRRHGQTAVLRALSRAERSPGSIAAF